The following is a genomic window from Methanoplanus sp. FWC-SCC4.
GGGAAGAACCATGGTAGGAATTATTACATACGGTGCTTATATCCCGAGATACCGCATCAAAACTGAAGAGATTGCAAGGGTCTGGGGTTCAAACGGCGCTGAGATTGCAAAAGGACTGGGGGTTTTTGAAAAATCCGTACCGGACCTTGACGAGGATACACTTACAATCTCGGTAAACGCAGCAAGAAATGCACTCTTAAGAAGAGAAGTAAACCCCGATGATATCGGTGCAATTTATGTGGGCAGTGAGTCACACCCGTATGCAGTCAAACCAACAGCAGTTACTGTAGGAGAGGCAATCGGTGCAACTCCGGTCATGACCGCCGCTGACTACGAATTTGCATGCAAAGCAGGAACAGCAGGCATTCAGACCTGCATGGGTCTTGTAAAAAGTGGCATGATAAAATACGGTGTTGCAATCGGTTCAGACATTGCACAGGGTGCACCAGGGGATGCTCTTGAGTACACCGCTGCCGCCGGAGGTGCCGCATTTGTTATCGGAAACGATGATGTAATCGCAGAGATTAACGACACATGCTCTTTTTCTTCAGATACACCTGATTTCTGGAGACGTGAGGGACAGGAATACCCAAGACACGGAGGACGTTTCTCAGGTGAACCTGCATACTTCAAGCACATCCAGGGTGCTGCAAATCTCATGATGGAAAGAATGGGCACAAGTCCTTCAGATTATGACTATGCGGTTTTCCACCAGCCAAATGCTAAATTCCCGAGAAATGTTTCAAAAATGCTCGGATTTACATCAGAACAGATAAAACCGGGACTTGCAGTACCGCGTCTTGGAAACACATATTCAGGTGCAGTGCCGGTCGGACTTTCAGCAACTCTTGATATAGCAAAACCTGGCGACAGGATATTTGTAACATCCTA
Proteins encoded in this region:
- a CDS encoding hydroxymethylglutaryl-CoA synthase — protein: MVGIITYGAYIPRYRIKTEEIARVWGSNGAEIAKGLGVFEKSVPDLDEDTLTISVNAARNALLRREVNPDDIGAIYVGSESHPYAVKPTAVTVGEAIGATPVMTAADYEFACKAGTAGIQTCMGLVKSGMIKYGVAIGSDIAQGAPGDALEYTAAAGGAAFVIGNDDVIAEINDTCSFSSDTPDFWRREGQEYPRHGGRFSGEPAYFKHIQGAANLMMERMGTSPSDYDYAVFHQPNAKFPRNVSKMLGFTSEQIKPGLAVPRLGNTYSGAVPVGLSATLDIAKPGDRIFVTSYGSGSGSDAFDITVTDAIETEIDRKKAPSVEELLEDKQYLDYALYAKHKGKIVMQL